From the genome of Loxodonta africana isolate mLoxAfr1 chromosome 4, mLoxAfr1.hap2, whole genome shotgun sequence:
AAGTGCTTAACTAAACctacatatttaaattttatcacaattagaaaaaaattattttcagatcACGTCCTTATTTTTTGTTTGGGAAATGTAAAGATTTATGTCAGCATAAAATAAATGCTCagttaaatatttgtaaaataaataaatgttcttAGGGTCTGTACagctggaactgactggatgccAATAGCTTTATGTCTTTCACTGAACTCTGAACTAATGAGGGTGGGATGTGAACTAATAACAACTCTAGGATATTAAGTCCACTCCAAGGCTTCACCCAGGTAGGCAGAGTACAGACCTGCCCTTGTTGGATGAGAGGAGATTTCTTGCTCTTCTCACCTTCAGTTAGCGGTACCAGAGAGTACCCAGACTGGAATAATCTATTTCTagtgaaaataataatagctaccttTTAATTAATGTTTACCAAGTATCAGGTACTGGGCTAGGCACTTTGACATGCATCATGTCATTTCATCTTTAAAACTACCTtgtgaggtagatattattatccgTATTCTTTAGGTGAGTAACTTTCACAGGATCTCTCAGCTAGTAAAAATCTGACTCTAGTACCTGAGTTTTAATTTAATCACAAAAGTGCCTCTAGATTGAAGAGGCTGGTCCAGGCATAAGAGTAGGAATTGGAAAGGCTGTTTTCTGCTTTTGTATCTTTATACAATTATTTGGGTGAGAAGAGACAGattcagggttttttgtttgtttttaaatctctgaTATGGCATCAAATCAACAGCAAAGAGTGACTGCCGTAGTTACTCTTCTGGAGGCCAATCAATCCTGGGTGCAAACTAAGCTCCAAAAGAGCAAGAGCGGGATTCACTACATCTGTCATttgccagttactgagcaactactGAGTGCAGGACTTTGCTGAATACAAAAGCAGTACATTATCTGTGTTCACAAGAAGTTTAAACTTGAGTTAGGGGTTAAAACATTGAAACGCAGAAGAAAGTATCAGTAAGCGTAAATTAAGGTATCTACTAACATTGACCTTTGAATGGAACTATTGTACAATCTCTGTAAATGTGGTTCCCTTTTAGAGGTTACAGATATGGCTGACTTTGTCATCTGAATAAATGTTTCTCTGTGGCTAGGGAACTTTGGTGATAAGAGTAAAAGAAGTTTTCATAGGAGAAGATAATAAAGTTTCTTATTCTCAGTTCCTCCCTTACAGATAGTAAATTCTGGATTCAAATGCAGATGAAGAAAATAGGTCAGGAGCAAGCCATCTTATGCCTTCTAGTCATATTTTCATCATGGAACTCCATAAAATGCTAAAAGGGCTAAAACTGGTTTTGACTTGCAGAACTTTTCCTAGATCTGGTGCTCACAAAAATCTCTGGTTGTGGGGAAAAGTGGGATCTCTCATGAAGAACCAAGGAATGGTTCCTCAATTTTCAAAGATCCAAAAGTTAGGAATTTATTACGATCAATGACAGTATCATAAAATCTTAGGTATAGAGAAAAATCTTAGAAATCATCTAGTATAACCACTTCTtttagatgatgaaactgagaccCAAGAAGTTGCTTGACCGAGTTTATACTACTTATTAGTGGTAGATCTGGGACTAGAATTTATTGCTAATAGGTAATTTTCTCCTCACCCTTTCCCAAAACTGCCCcctttgagtttccaaggagcccctggcggattcaaactgccgaccctttggttaacagccgtagcacttcccAGCTTCCTGATTTCTCTCTTCAGGACAACTGAAAGTTCTAAGTATTTCTGTAGTCTTTTCATTAGGTAGGAAGATGACCATGATCTAGGATATCTGTACTTAGGAAGTGTTCACTCTCTGTTCTGCTTTTCCCTCCAATTAAGGCCTTCTTGATATTTCAAAGTAAGAAAAACTACCATTTATCAAGTACCTCTCATGTGCCAGGGTCTTTCATATACAGCATCTAATTGAACACTTACATGATTCTTCTGATGTAGACTAGTGCCTCTCACGTTTTAATGGGTAGATAAATCacccagggatcttgttaaaatacagattatgATTTGATAGGTGTAGGATGAGGCTcaagattttgcatttctaataagcttcCAGGAAATGTCAATAATGCCCTTGGTCGGTAGGTCATATGTTGAGTAGCAAGGTTGTTGATATTATAGAtgagaaaaactgaggctcagacagattaaataacttgcccaaattcATACAGGCATTAAATTGTAGAATAATAATTGGATCTAGATCTTTCTGACTCTAAAGCTCAAGATGTGATAAAGAAGCCAGGGAAAAATAGAGAGTTTATGTTTCAACATGTCTTAAACACCTCAGTTATCAAGTGAGTCAATTGGCAGAGTCCGGCCGGGACCAAATCAAAAAGTCCTGCCTTCCAGCCCAACATTTCCCCTTTTCCTCCTGTCAGTTCCCTAATCAGGGTCTTTACTTCACACTTAGCAAACCATATATAGAATTGGCCGTTGGGTTTTCTCCCTTACAGGTTTATTGCCAAACCCTGTGCTCTCCATGTTGGCATCCAGGACAGTGGTCCTTATGAGGCCCAATCTAATGCCATCCTTGAAAAGGTGTTCATATCTATTACCAAGGTAAGTGGGCAAGGAAACAGAGGAAAATTCACGTGAAGGATTGCCCCATATGGTAGGGGAGGATGGAAAGCAAGTATTTATGGATTTAAGGATAAGAATAGGATGGGATTCTCTTTCACATTTGGGTCATTCATATAGCTATAAGGAGAACTTTATCCCCTCAGGGAGATACCTTTGGCCCAGGGTCCCTAAATAAGTCAAGCTCACATACCTTTTGCGTTTTAGGCACACCATCCCACCCTGCCACCTCCCCCTACCACCCACACACCCGCAAACatgtttcttgatttttttttccctcttactCCAGCTTCTGTCATTGCCTAGTTGTATAAAAAAGATGGAGATGGTCCTGGTAGTCCTTGCAACTTGAGTTTTTAATATCCGTTTTTACTCAGCTTGGGCTGGAGGGAGAAAACCAAACAAGGATGTATATAGGTGAGCAGTAAAGGTCCTAGTGTATGAAATGGGACTTTTCTTACAAAAAATGACTTTGGGATGAAACCTGGCAACATACACATCACTTGAGCCACTGTGGTTATAGTGGTTATAGCCCCTTTGCCAGTCAGGTAGTCACAGGGATTTAATGAGAGGCTTGAGGGGAAAGAGAACACTCTGACTCTGGCCATACATCTGCAGTATCCTGATGAGAAAAGGCTGGAGGGCCTGTCAAAGCAACTGGATTGGGATGTCCGAAAAATCCAATGCTGGTTTCGCCATCGGAGGAATCAGGACAAGCCCCCAACGCTCACTAAATTCTGCGAAAGCATGTAGGTGTGCAGAGGCAggtgggaagaggaggaggagggtgggGCTGTGACTGGACTGAGGTTTTCCGTTTAGAAGTCACTTCTATTGTTAGGATGACTGTCACTGGATGTGAGGGTTAACTCAGTCTATTACAGGAAGAGAACTGGAAGGTTGGTCACCCCTAGTTTCTTGGACATGCTTGCCACTAAGCTAAGCATAATTCCATTTTGTCCCCCTTTCCCAAATGGATTGGGAGAGAATTCCTATAATTGCATTTATGTAGGTAGATATACACACCTTGTACACCTTGAAAGAGATAGTACTACCATTTTGGTGGGGAACATCCCTTTTTGGGGAAATACTATATGTCATTTCATTGAGTTTTTACTGGTTACCCTCTAAAAACAGCACCGTATTGGACGTTGTCATGCAGAGAAATAGATTAGACACTATCATCAGGGAATCTGATAGAAAGCCGGACAAGTATATGATTAAAGTCATTATACATTTGTGGCGATGTATGTTAAATGACTCTCTCTTTGGCTTTTTAGGTAACAGTATTTGTCCTTATTCAGGGAACTTATCCTGTTTCTCACCAGTAACTGTCTTACCCCCTAGTATGCTACCTTGACTTCCCTAGCCTCAGAGATTTTCTTTTGAGTGACACTTGTCTAACCTCTATTCTTTCTCCCATCCAGGTGGAGATTcactttttatttatgtatattcTGCTACGGAATTAGATTTCTGTGGTCGGTGAGTCTGAACTTTCTCTGGTCCCTTGGTTGGGTTCTAATCCTGCCTAGGTCTCTAGAGTTAAGAGTTGAAtaccttttgtttttgttgttgaatatGTTTAGACCTTTATTTtcccctaaattttttttttttgcgatgcCCATGGCCCAGGCTTTTACATTAAATAGGTTGTCTTCTGTGTGGAGCCTAATTTCAATAACCTCATGACTTTCTCCCCTAAATAATGCTAATAATAGTAGTAATAGTTAATCAGTATAGCACTCAATAGTTTACAAAGCACTTGACAAAAATCCTGTTCTTTCAGGGAGGAGACAGCTGCAGAAATGGAATCAATAGTCTTTTAAAGTGGGTAGGACAGGTGTCAGTCCTGCCTTTCAGTTAAGTTTCAAAGAAGAATTCTAGGCTTTTGACTCCTGATTCCATATGGCTTATTTTTCATTGTACCACactatttttttctctaaagaaTATAATTgaggcttcaaaatacatgaagcaaaaacttaaACAGACCTAAGAGAATAGACAAATACACACTTATGGTTGGAGATTTTAACGTTCTTAGTAACTGAATAActagacacacaaaaaaatcactaAACAGAAGACTTGAACAGCACTGTCAGCCAACTGGAGgactggtggcacagtaggtgagagctcagctgctaaccaaaaggtcagcagttcacatctgccagccactccttagaaaacgctatggggcagttctgcttggtcctacagggtcgctgtgaatcggaatcaactccacagcagtggatttggcttttgttttttggtcagCCAATTTGACCTAATTaacatgtacagaacactgcACCAGCTGCTGAGGAATGCATATGATTTTCAGGTGCATCTGGAATACCCACCAAGTAAGCTgtatgctaggccataaaataagGAGTAAATTTCAAAAGATTGAAATCTTACAGAATATGTACTCTGACcataatggaattaaattagaaaccaGTAACAATAAGATATCTAGAAGATACTTGGAAGTTAAACATCACTCTTCCAAATAACCCCTGggtcgaagaagaaatcacaagagaaattaaaaatattttgaattgaatAGTAATAAAATGTAATATATCAAAATTTTTGGAGACAGCTAAAGCATGGTTAAAGCatgctttaaatatttatattagaaaagaagaaaggtttaGAATCAGTAATCGACATTTCCACTCTCAGATCTgaagaaagaagagcaaagtgagTTAAAGGaaggaaatagtaaaaataagagcagaaaacAGTGAAATAGGCATTAGAAAAACAGTGGAGAAAATTTAACAAATCcaaaaagtttgttctttgaaagtcGCACTTAAAATTGATAAACTTCTATCTAGCAAGACtgatcaaaaataaaacaaattataaaatcagggaaaaagagaTTATCACTACAGATCCTATAGACGTTGGAGGGACCATAAGACAGTATTATGAACAACTGAACACAATAAGTTTAGcagcttagatgaaatggacaaatttccttAAAAGACATGATTGATGAAATTCTTAAATTTGTTGATTTTATTCAGATAAAATCAACATTCATTGACACATAGCTCTAATGACATACTGAATGATCTAGTTGATTGTTTAATGACCACACTGGATGACCTAGTTGATTAtttaagcataaaataaattGTGTTAAACTCTTGAAAAAGACATAATTGAAATTCCATTAGACATTATTACTTTTGACTTTTGAATCTTTGGTTTGGCATGGAAATCTCTCTTGGTTGTCAGATAGAATCATGGCTTCCTGCCTCCccatttcttttatccctggtggTGATGTTTCTTAAAACTATCCTAGAGCTCTCTTCCTGCTTTTATTTGCCTCAAAGCATGATTATTCTATTCATACTAACACTTTCTTGTTCTTGAAAAAAATCTAGCCATTTACTGATCGTTTGTTACCCACTACTagtagccatcaagtcgattccaactcatggcaaccttatatgtgcatagtagaactgcactccatagggttttcaaggctgcaacctttcagaagcaggttgcacCAGGACTTTCATGAActccccaacctttcagttgtagTCAAGTGCTTACTGATCCTTTAAAAGGGATCCTTAAAATCTGGCAAGGGAGAGTCCTTCTTATTCCCCATCTCTCTTTTGCCCCCAGCCTAAAGAGAAGGGGATTATATGGGGCAGATTTGGAACCAGGTGAGAATCCCGAAGGCTGACCCGAATTATCTGTTTTCTCTTAGTCACCTTGGTTCTGGGACACCCGACAGTGCTGGCATAGCTATCCATATCAGGTAGGATCCGAGCCCTTTCAAGACAGGGGCCTTGTGTGTATATAAGGTAGAGTGGGGGAGAGCATGTGCCAGTCCCAGGACAGATGGCACATTTCCTTAGTGTTCTTGAGGGATTAAGGGCTGGGTCCCTTTGAGTCATATTTTCAAGGTATCTATTTCTGGGACCACCATAGCAGTGAAATTCAGTGATCATTTTGTTCCAGGTTCTCCTTTATATTAACCCAACTGGGTTGGGGAAAAAAGCAGCTTCCTGGTATTTAATGAGGTGCTTTCTAGTTCAGGTGTCTCTTTTATCAAGAGTACCTGAGGTCCCCTTAGGAGTGTCTTTGTTCTAAGCTGTATTAGAAAAATGTCAGGGAACTGCTAAAAGGGTAAAAGAAGGGAAGGCCTGAATATATGTAATCCCGTGAAAAGCACTAATTACCCAGAATTCTAGACACGCTGATTTGGTTGTGCCATAGCATGTGTTAACCTTATCTGATATCTAaaagatgaaagccaaagacGTGTATGAGGAAGGACAGAGGGAGGCAGTTTAAGTCTCTCCCAATCCAAAGCCTGCTACCTATCACAGATCTTGGAAGATGATGGGGAGGAAGGATTTGCGGTATTGGTTTTCTTAAAAAGAGAAAGTTGTGGAGATAAATCAATGCTTTGACTCGCTGGTGTAATCAAAGGTGTaactacatttttctttcttccagccTCTCACAAGTGGGCTTTATTACTATTATATCATGGAATTGGCCTTCTATTGGTCTCTTATGTTTTCTCAGTTTACAGACATTAAAAGAAAGGTAAGGACATTGGCTCCCTTAACTCCCCAACTAATTGCATCCTTCTTTCTAGTATCTTCCCTTGTGATGGGTTCTCTGCCCTGACTGGAACCACAAAAGAGGGAGAGAAGACGTTTGATGGGGTTATCAGCTTTTTGTAATGTTCCCAGAAATGAGACTTGATAAAGCATATTTGAGACATTCAGGGAAACCCAGAGTGAAAACAGTTACCCCGTTAAGAAGCATACACTTTTCCTTATTCTTCCCCAAGGTTCTTACATGTCTAAGGCTCAGAAAACCACCCAGAACTTGGAAGAGCAAAGCCCGACTCAGAAAAACGTCTGAATCCAGGAAAACTAGATTTGGCTTTGTTTGACATTAGGGACTCTTGCTCTGTTCTCTTTGGTTGCCCCACTTCTCAAAAAAATGTCAGCTTTAAGGGGTTTTAGATGATTTAATTTATCTTCTTCCTGCTATCTTTTAGGATGCAGAGAAGTGAATTGACTTGCCCACATTGTAACAGAATTGGAAATGACTTAAATTTTTATAACCAGACTGAAAGAGTAGAACATTTTTATTGGTGTCCACCTGACATAATGTGGTTCCAACAGCTCTAACCCTGATCTGTTGTTAACTCATGGTTACCTTTGGTAGGGAGAACCCACATTACCATTTATGGAAATGAATTGAGATGAATCTGGGTCATTAGTTGTTGTTTAAAGTAGAAGCCTAATACTGAAttcaaatgcctttcaccctCCTATGGGCATAGAGCATAGGTCCCGCACTTGgtaaaattttataataatatGTTTTTAGTATGTGTATAAGTTATAAAACTTAACAATAGACTGTATACCTGTGAACCCATCACCCAGCTTATTAACAGACAGTATTAATACCATTGTATCTGCCTATGTGGAGAGCACAGGCTTTTCATCCTTGTGTCTGATTCAAATTCACCTGCTCTCTCCCACTCTTTATCTGTCACTGGACTGAGAAATTATTATTATATGCTTGATAACTTAGGTAGAGATTTCCCCAGGTCTAACCTTGGTATTTGAacccaagaggaaatcagagCTTTAATCTGAAAGCCAGAAGTACCTCCAGTAATACAGATTATTTAGCTAATGTACATTTCTTCTGAAGCTCTTTGGAAGGGGTTAGCTTTGCCCTTCCACAAATCTCTTCTTTCTGTTACAGTGCTTTGGCAGAAATTTCATTCATCAAAGCAGAAGAATCTTAGAATCTTAGGAGTATCTAAGGCTTGTGTGTCCCACTGCCACCTAGGAAATTATTCCCAAGTATCAGCTCAACATTATGCTCTACATAGCCTGCAACTGTCAGAGAAAATTGCTGTTTTCTCTGCTTTGAGCTATATTACACAGACTCTGGGTCAGTGGCTCTGTAGGGACTCTTGGGTTAAATTCTAGGCACCCCCCTAAGGGAGAGCCTGAGCAGAATGAAACCTCTAAAGGATGGGGGTATGATCCTCAGAGATCATTGGTTTGGCTAGCATCTGTGTAACCTTGCCTTTACCTGCCTCTTTGATTTTCATTCCTTCCTAGGACTTCCTGATCATGTTTGTGCATCACTTGGCCACCATTGGGCTCATCACATTCTCTTACATCAACAACATGGTTCGCGTGGGAACTCTGGTCATGTGTCTACACGATGCCTCAGACTTCTTGCTGGAGGTGAGACACAACCCCTCTTTTGTAGTTATTCCTTTCTTTGTCTCCTTCTCTCCCTATATGAGAACTGCCATTCTCCCCCCACTCaattattttattcctttttgcagGCAGCCAAGCTGGCCAATTATGCCAAGTATCAGAGGCTCTGTGACACATTTTTTGTGATCTTCAGTGCTGTTTTTGTGGTCACTCGTCTAGGAATCTATCCATTCTGGTAAGTGTTAGGGCTGTTGAACGGTGAGAGATGTGTAGCTAATGATTCCTTTTGGCAATTTAGGGGAGAGAACTCCAAGAACTCTACTGCCCTGCTTTTTCCTTGGCCTCACCTCACCCTTGACGGAGTCTCACAGGATCTCAGCTGCCTTGCACAGCATTTCCGGCCAGGTCGTGATCTAGACTCAGAGCACTCAACTCACTCGGCTTCTGGCTTTCCTCACTTATCTTTGAGGAATAGTCCTCATTTTATGCCAAAGTaattccttttccttcctttgcACTGATCACAAAATTCTCAGACTCTTCTTGTCTATATCCCTGCTCTGTACCCTCTTCTCCACCCGGACCAACACACACATACTCAAACACCTTCTCTCCTGTACTAACGATAATACACGTCAGTGACTCAATGTTGGAGATTTTGCTTAGTCTGAAGGAATATTAGCTATGCTTCTAAAGATTCAAGTAATTCCTAGGATTATGATCCTGCCGCTGTCCCAATTTTGTGAAACATGGAGTATTTAAAGTGATTAATAAGActtattccatcagttcctaggATTCGTATCTCCTCCTTTGTCCCTAAAGATAGAAAACTCCATAGGcttcctttcttttattcctttctCACTGTTCATCTCTGGAACTTCAACTGATATAAGCCATGGGGGAAAACACACACAGGGCTCTGTTTCACAGGGAACTCAGGTTCATCCCTGTCTGCCTAGCTTGGACTCTAGAATCTGACTATTGGCCTCCCCCTTCTAGGATTCTGAACACGACCCTCTTTGAGAGTTGGGAGATGATCGGGCCCTATCCCTCCTGGTGGCTCTTCAATGGCCTACTCCTGATTCTACAGGTTCTACATGTCATCTGGTCCTACCTAATTGCTCGAATTGCTTTCAAAGCCTTGATCCGAGGAAAGGTGAGGATGAAAGATGGCTTCTTTCTTTGGACGTTGTGGGAGGTCAACAGACCTCTCTCCATCCAACCTGGGGAGCCTTATTTACAGAATCAGGCCAGTCAAAAAGCTTAGGGCTCCAGagttttctccttttctataAGTATGGATGTTTAGTCTTTTAAGACATGATTTAGATGCAAAAGGAGGGATCTACTTCTTCCTGTCTCTTAGGAATGGCTGTTGTTAAAGAGGGAGTAGGGTCAAGAGTTTTAAAGATAGCCTCAACTATTTCCTGGCCCCTACCTACCTACTTCAGTGGATTTCTTATTTCGTTTGCAGCATGAGAACCTTATTTCAAAGGAAATCATATGAGAACTGCAGGATATAAACTGTATAAAAGCAGAGCTATTAGTTTGACCTAAGGGTGGTATGATAGTTCCCCAGCCATCCCAAGACGATCACACTGTGATGTTTCAAGGTACAGTTTATATAAGGGACTAAGTACCTGCCTCACCCCATTGTTGTACCAGGCAAGTGTCTATAGGTATTTAGTTTTTCAAATACCTGTCTCATGCTGAGACTCCAAAAGCACAATGAAAGGTGCCATTTTATGGTAAAACTAATAATTGGATCCTGCAAGTTCTGAGGTCATCAGACTGTGCTTAGCCCAAGAGGTGGGGGATCTCAGCCTTCAGTAATTCAGAATCCCGAAGGGAAGAGAGTCTGCTAGAAGGAGGCACTGACTCTAAGACATATATGATCTCTTGTGTTATTATTCCCTATGGCTGCAATTGGTTTCAGAACTTGCTTGGTGTGCCTATGCATCTTGCTGTAGCTATTGGACATCTCTtgtctctcctgcttttctttcctGACCAGGTGACCTATCCAGGAGGGATTAGACCCAGACTTTGTACTCTCCACTCTTTTCTCACCTGCTTCCTTTTCTCTATGCCTGGTGGGAGCTGGACAGTTTCATCTCTTGCATGTAAGTGTATCTGTGCTTCTAGCATTCAGTGAAGCATGTCTGTTTGAATGTGTTTCTCTTCCTTCTTGCTTTCCTTTCTGTCCCCTGTGTTTGTCTTGGAGCATGCCCTCTCTACTGACCTTGTTGACTGGTGTTAAAGCCACCAGATTCTTTTCCTAAATTGAGGCAAGGGttgagactttttttctttttttgagcctCCCTCTCCCTCAGATCTAGAGATACTGCCCTCTGGTGGAAATTTCCTAAATAACCAAGTAACCAAGTGTTCCCCTCCTTGGCCACAGCAGTTGTAGCTGTGTCCCCTTCTCGttcctcctttccctcccttttgcagtccatggtagagaatttagaatatttttcttGCTATGCTGGATAGTTTGGATTTGGAAACACACCTCTAAGCCAAACCGCTCATTTGAAGATACAAAATAAAAAGCTGAGGTTAACAGGTAAAGATTCACAGATGGTAGCATGATTAGGACTGAGAGTATTTTCCCACTGATGGCCAGTCTGCTTTTCCTTTTACCATACTGTGTATCTTGGGGATACTGAAGTTGTTCAAGAGAAGTGAGCTTGCAGTTGGGAAAGGGGAGAGTTTTGGGGAAGGGGTATCATAGGATAGTGATAGTTGAGCACAGGAATAGTAGAAGTACTGAAAAAAGCCCAGTTTGGGATCAGCTTTGGTATTACGCAAAGTTTAGGATAACCAGTGTGAATAACTGCAGTGGCAACAATCACCAGAGGATAGAAGCAGTGAAGACAACCACATATATCTTTTGTGTTGGCCTTTTTTATTCTTTGAGGGGGAAGAGGAGAAAGGGTATGTGGACTTTCCctcaaagagggaaaaagactcAGTGAATGATTTCAGCTCTCTTACACTGGTCCTGAAAGAGACACCTGCCTACACAGCAGCTTCTATTCCAtagagaagaaaatcagagatGACAAGAAAGAATCAGAAAACAGACAAAGAAAGTTTAGAACAGCCACAGTTCAGATAATATGTTGGATCAGATGTCACCAGAAAGTGAACCAGATCGGGAACAGTACCCAAAGATAGGCACTGTGGCTCAATCTGTTTTATGATTCTCTCCAGAAAAATTCTGTCctcacctttcctgcctttggcCCGAACCCACCCAGGTGTCGAAGGATGATCGCAGTGATGTAGAGAGCAGCTCAGAGGAAGAAGATGTAACTACCAGTGCAAAAAGCTCCTGTGGCAGCAGCTCCAGAAATGGTGCCAATCGGGTGAACGGTCACATGGGAGGCAGCTACTGGGCTGAAGAGTAAGATGGTTGGTATGAGGACTTCACAGCACACATGGACTTGTAAGGCCACTGGCAACCTGCTCTTCTTGGGCCTCCCCACATCTACGTTCTTGTGATTAGGGGAACTGTAAGGCACTGAGGAGAATCAAgcaaatattttcactttttaaaacaaCTCTGCCATTTTGTATTTAATAGCCTCCAGGCCCTTTCAATAATGTTATTTGCTCTGtgtttgtatatttgtgtgttcGTGCGCATGTGTATTTGTACATATGTATGAAGTTCATTGGCTGGGTCAGGGCACAATTCTGGACTGGGCCTTGCCTGGCCCCTTTTATCCCCACCTCAATCACAGATTCTGGCTGCAACCTGAATTATGCTGGCTCTGGACTAGCCCCTCCCTTATTCCCCATGGCTCTTGAGGCTCTAAGTCCCTGGACCATCTCAGTGGAGCAGCCAAGTTCAGCTCCAGGTTTCTGCACTGTTTCTCCATTGGAACTGGAGCACTTCACGTGATGGAGTTGTATAGAAACAGAGAACCATGGATGGATGGCCAGGACTGCTGTGGCCCCTAGCTGGATCTCCTTCCTACCACCTGGTGGTGACAGGGGCAACTGCTGAGACCCTGCTTCTTTACTAAATGGTACACAGGGAGGGCGGGTGGAAGAGGGTGAGCTAAAGTCTGGGGGAAGACAGCAGCCACTGGATGAGCTGTTAACGGTTTTATACTATTGTTTACTCTTCTGTGATTAAAAGTACATCAGCCCTCCTCTACTGTCTCAAACTCTTTAGTGACACTTTCCCCAATTCCCTGAATCCATATGCTGATTAAGAGTCTTTTCAGAGGTCTGATTCTAGAGGCCCTGCCTGTGCAAATTTTTCCTTTGGGTACATGCTGGCAAGAGTCAGCCAGAATGCCTACattttagggctttttttttttttttaaagaagagatAAACATGTATGgtcacattttttcttttttttaaacaaaaagccCTAAAATGTAGGCACTCACAAGAAAAAATACCAAGCAGGTAAAAGCATGTTTATCACCAAACCAACAAAAGGCTTTGGTtgaataactaagacacctttaGTTTGATACATGTATTACCTGTTTTACTGAATTCAGAGACTGCCATTAAACATTTTAAGGTTAAATAAATCTGAGCAGATGTTTTTCTTGttgttctgttttctcttttagcCCATGGAGAAACAGTTTTCCTAATCCAGATTTTTCTGTACTTGAGCTCTTGGCAAAATTACCAATAGTGTTACTCATCTCCCAGAATAATTTTCCTCTTAGTGAATATGTAGATTATCAAAATATTTCCATATACTCTTGAGTACATTAAGACATATGGAAGTACATTAAGACATTATCAGGGAGATGTGTGGAAATTGAAAGAAATAGGTATTCTAAGAATAAGATATTCACTTGATGTTCATTGATACTATAAAGATACTGACTCCACTAGAAGTACTGAATTGTTGgattttaaaaagattt
Proteins encoded in this window:
- the CERS5 gene encoding ceramide synthase 5 isoform X2 — protein: MATAAAGALGLLWGWLWSERFWLPQNVSWADLEGPGDGYGYPRARHILSVFPLAAGIFSVRLLFERFIAKPCALHVGIQDSGPYEAQSNAILEKVFISITKYPDEKRLEGLSKQLDWDVRKIQCWFRHRRNQDKPPTLTKFCESMWRFTFYLCIFCYGIRFLWSPLTSGLYYYYIMELAFYWSLMFSQFTDIKRKDFLIMFVHHLATIGLITFSYINNMVRVGTLVMCLHDASDFLLEAAKLANYAKYQRLCDTFFVIFSAVFVVTRLGIYPFWILNTTLFESWEMIGPYPSWWLFNGLLLILQVLHVIWSYLIARIAFKALIRGKVSKDDRSDVESSSEEEDVTTSAKSSCGSSSRNGANRVNGHMGGSYWAEE
- the CERS5 gene encoding ceramide synthase 5 isoform X3 codes for the protein MATAAAGALGLLWGWLWSERFWLPQNVSWADLEGPGDGYGYPRARHILSVFPLAAGIFSVRLLFERFIAKPCALHVGIQDSGPYEAQSNAILEKVFISITKYPDEKRLEGLSKQLDWDVRKIQCWFRHRRNQDKPPTLTKFCESMWRFTFYLCIFCYGIRFLWSSPWFWDTRQCWHSYPYQPLTSGLYYYYIMELAFYWSLMFSQFTDIKRKDFLIMFVHHLATIGLITFSYINNMVRVGTLVMCLHDASDFLLEAAKLANYAKYQRLCDTFFVIFSAVFVVTRLGIYPFWILNTTLFESWEMIGPYPSWWLFNGLLLILQVLHVIWSYLIARIAFKALIRGKVTYPGGIRPRLCTLHSFLTCFLFSMPGGSWTVSSLACKCICASSIQ
- the CERS5 gene encoding ceramide synthase 5 isoform X1; amino-acid sequence: MATAAAGALGLLWGWLWSERFWLPQNVSWADLEGPGDGYGYPRARHILSVFPLAAGIFSVRLLFERFIAKPCALHVGIQDSGPYEAQSNAILEKVFISITKYPDEKRLEGLSKQLDWDVRKIQCWFRHRRNQDKPPTLTKFCESMWRFTFYLCIFCYGIRFLWSSPWFWDTRQCWHSYPYQPLTSGLYYYYIMELAFYWSLMFSQFTDIKRKDFLIMFVHHLATIGLITFSYINNMVRVGTLVMCLHDASDFLLEAAKLANYAKYQRLCDTFFVIFSAVFVVTRLGIYPFWILNTTLFESWEMIGPYPSWWLFNGLLLILQVLHVIWSYLIARIAFKALIRGKVSKDDRSDVESSSEEEDVTTSAKSSCGSSSRNGANRVNGHMGGSYWAEE